A window of Toxotes jaculatrix isolate fToxJac2 chromosome 11, fToxJac2.pri, whole genome shotgun sequence genomic DNA:
ATCAACTTCAAGAAGTGACTGTTGACCTGCTGCCTTATATATCCCACCCCTGACAGGTGCCATAGTAACGAGATAATCAGTGTTATTCAattcacctgtcagtggttttaaagttgtggctgattggtgtgttcacatttttcaaaaaatatttaaaaatacaggAAGATGCAATAATACAGAACTGGTTTGTACAATAAAGTTGATCTTAGCATTTCTGATCTGACGTTTGTCCCTGCTCTGTAACAGAAATAACTACTTTCAAAACAATActcaaaaaaaacatacaactaCATGACAGACATGTTCAGACtcacatgaagacacacacaaaaaataataagCTACAGTTTGGCTTTTGAAAGTGGACACAGTTCTAGATCCCAGGTCATTAAGCAGAACAAAAACACCCTCAGTGGACATCCTGTTAGAGGACAACCACCTGATGACCTCAGAGCTCTGACTGAACTGGAGTCAGTGACCAGCTCAGAAATGTACTGGAGACCAAAACTATGAGCAGAAGTTTGAAGACCATGTGTATTTGTGATCCAGGTTTGTCCTTTCATAGAAGCTACTTACCTCCCTCTGTGGGTTTGAATGGCCCAGTCAGAAAATCCCTGTTATCCCTCTCTTCTTGGTACATGAAGGCAGGATCCAACCTTGTGCACTTTCCACACTCCATGAACTGGTCCAGCATGTTTGCACCTCCAGTCCATGACAACATCCTCCATCCCCAACACCACCAGCATCAAGAGTGTGTACACAAACAGAGACTAAAACCACAACCAGGTTTATTCTGTGACTTTGAATGACAGTATAGTGAAAAATTcaccaaaatgacaaaaaaaaaaaactcaagtgGATGTATCCAGTATGATGAAGGAAGTAGTTTCAGTGAAAACTAGTGACATTAACAGCACACAGAATCTGGAAAGAGAGGTTATGATGGAGTTCTCAGGTAACATGTTTCAGCAccacaaaataaatgtcattctCCTGCATTGTGCTGTGGCAGAGGCAGATATCTACAAACTACCTGACtgaagagatgagagaaaatgtctgttttgcaATTTGGGTGAACTAACCCTTTAACAAACTTGTTAACAGTGACATCAGTGAGAATAGatcaaaaatgtgtgtttaaggcTGCGTGTTTGAAGGTTGGACCATCTGTTCTGTACAAGTGATTACTCTTTGAAAGCTATGAGAAATTCAGATCATAGTGCAAGAAGACATGTCCTACAGTCCAGGACATGGTGTATGACTGTGACTGTCCatcagctgatcacagatcaGACTCAAAGAAACTGTCCACTGCTCTGTGGACTCTCAAACTTCTCCTCAGTTTCCTACAGAGCCCCGAAAGGTCATGGTGGGAATTTTTCTATGAAATTCTTCAGTCTTAGTGTTGATATTTAACGTTACCTCACAATATCTTCTGCAGCCCCTCTGATCCATAGAGAAAATCTGTATTATGATTTAATATTATGTGTCAGATGGCCAAGGCTGACGGAGACAGACTGTAGCTGTGATCATGACTACAACCATGGGCTGACATACTGTTATCGTACTGTTGTCTCTATGATTGTAGCTGCTGCCATGGCTGTGTTGGGCTATAGTTTGTGGGGAGTATAACATGGTTGTTCAATACATGGTTGTCTGACCATGTATTGAAGCCACTGTATTAACACATGTCATAtgtgacagaggaaacacaggctCAAATCAGCTTAATGATGCTAAACGAGACTCggccacagcagcaacagcagcaggagctgtAGTCGGAGCAATAACCACATCCACCATCACAGCTTCACCCGGCACAGCCAGGcggagcagctgcagctgatcacagcCGGTGGCTGTGAGTCAGAGCTCGGCCTctaaaagaagaaatgagaaatatgTGCATCATCTAAAAACATTACACCATTTCTCCTTTCTGTAGTATCTGCACGTTTCCCCAAACTGGTGGTGTATTGTATGAGAACTGCAccaacacactgactgctgctgtaGATCAGAGGAAATGCAACAGTAGCTGAGGAAAAACTATTCCCACTATGTCCCTTTGGGGGATTCGTAGGTTCAGGGGGACACACGTCTTTAAAGGAAGGACAGCTGcctctgaaagaaaacaatcccaaaatgaaaagtgtgactgtaaacacaggagacaaactAATGTCAAATTGTAATTTGCTGGATTAATGACCTTTGTATTATTACTCTGATTTTTCAAATTCAGTGAATCCATTTGGCTTTTTGAAACTGATGCCACAGTCTGACTTCACTGCTCACAGTCAGATTAGGATTTAGCTGTAGTTCATTCCACAGAGCAGTGATGACAGACGTGCTGTAGCACTCTGACCACTCTTCATCATGTCTGTTTGGTTTCTGGCTACAGTCACTTCTCTGTAACTGGTTGATTGACTATGAATGTGTGTTACCAGTGATCAGAGGAGGGATAAACACAACAGGGACAGTAAGAATAAGTAGAAAACGCTTCAGACGGAGATTTAAGAGCACTTTGGCGTCCTGTATTATTAAGTGTGATCAGTGCACTTTAGACTCTGAACTTGTCCTCAATGTTTCCTTCATGGAACTTCATGAAAATCTGTGGACACCCTGTTCCTCTTTACAATGGTAAACAAACAGCATGTTATTCCACAGACAACTGACAGACATGCTGCTGATGtgtataaaataaaagtcagtTGTGCTTTTTGTGAATCCTGATGAAGAACCTGGTATTAAAAAGCAGAACTGATGGAAgtaagcaagaaaacaaaaacaaaaggtgagAGGTGTCCTGCAGTCTGTTTACGAAGCAGATCCCTGGACATCCACTGGGTGCAGGtcctcctctgtgctctgctggACTGGACTGGGCTGACTGGGCTGAGGGGGCTGGGTCAGGGTGTCCATGGCAGACAGGATGGAGGAGAACAGGTGTTCAGTGTAGGTCTGCAGAGCTCCAGACTGCCTCTCAATCAGCAGCAGGGTGTCTCTTAAAACTGGAAACCAGGAGAAAAAGAGCACAGAAgataaagcagaaataaaacgATGACatgaacgttttttttttgcttttcatctgAGTTTGTGTCGATAAAGTTGACAGACTGACGTGGAGACGTGGTGTTGATGCAGCTGAGCAGAAGCTGTCCGGTCAGCAGAACACAGGAGGTCAGGGGCTGATGGCTGCTCACCTCTCTCTGAAAGCTCTGAACACGAGAACGTCACATTTTACTGTCAGCGTGACACCGTAAGACGGGGACAACCCTATCACAGACCTGTGAACATGTCGGCTCAGCCAGTGCAGCACAAACAGGACCACATCTGAGGCTCTGTCCTTACCTGATACTCAGCCAGAGACGACTTCACGCTGTCGATGTCCACAGCGGGTGCGGTCAGCAGCTCCATCTTCTCCGACATCGTGTACAGCCGctggatgagctgctccaggtGTGAACAGAAGACCTGAAACATCCAGGATATCATGGGGGTCACATCACAACGTGCAGTGAAAGTAAAACCCTACCCCTGACCCAAATACAGTCAGAGCACTGTGTGTCTCTACAAGGACAGTGTCCTGTCACTTATACAAACGCTGCACTTTGACCCACAGTAGGACTCTTGTCTGACAGGTCAGATCATGTCTCTACCTGGATGTGTTGCATCAGGGAGTCACGTTGCTCTTGGTTCTCCTGGCTGCTCCTCTGGCTGCCAGGCAGGCTGAGGCCACTCAGCTGCTGCACCAAAGCCTCCACCTCCCTGAGACTGGACCGACTCAGCCCCCCTCCAACGGGCTCCACCCAGGCTCCCGAAGTCCTCCTCACCGCCTCAGAGTCCCTGTGATCAACTGCTGATGgacatttcactgctgtaaataaaaccaaaacactctGTATGGACAGAAAACATGTTCAGGAGTGATTTGGGGATTACATGTCTGAGCAGcgttcctctcctctctgcccggctcatcttttccctcctctgtgtcttGACTGTcgccctccttctcctcatcgTCAGCCTCCTGTTTCTCAGGAAAGGTGATGGAGGACAGGATGGAGGTGGTGCCCGGCTCCAGAGACTCCCAGCTGGCTGCGACAGGCCGGCTCAGCTGGGCCGTCACctccctcacctgcacacaggGACCGGAGGCCACGGCTCAGCACCGTTTACACAGCTCTCAACAAGCTTCTCTTAATACAGAgtgaagaaaacactgaatgtttgCTCTGCAAACGCTGTATCTTTAGTCCAAATACGACCCCAGCTTGTTGAATAACTGAgttttaaaatctgaatctctctctctgtcattatAAGGTTATAAATAATCCTACATTTAACCTCATTTTATGCCCATATTTCAAACAATGTGAATACTCACTGTTTGATGTCAGAGCAATCTGAAATATTCTCAAACTACTAACCACTAACATTTTCTGCTGAGCACTGACCTGTCtggacagcagctgcagctcctccagctgctccgGAAGACGCCAGAACTCCTCGTCCGTCTCCCCACATACACACCCGGGCTGAGGAAGGACACTGGTGGTGCGGATGAaagcagtggaggtggaggaggacggTGCATGGTGCTGACGGTGGTGATCGTCATCACTCCTATGACGATTCAGTCCACCTCTGTCCTTACTGCAGTCCAAACTGTTCAAGGACAAACCCACCGGAtctgtgagggagagaggggtaCCGGTGGGCAGACCATCTGAGGATCTGGTAAACCCCGGCAGGTcaggtgaactctgacctgcacCGAGAGGACTTCTTTCTCTGGTCAGCCCTGTGCTGTTCACAGAGAAGTCCACCCCAGACAGGCTGGTGGAGCTACAAAGGTGGTCTACTTCAATCCCTGAGTCCTGCAGGTCTGCTTGCAGGTGAGAGTCTCcctggagctcagagctgtcCCACTCACTGACCACATGTCCTGGTCTCAGAGGATAGGTGTAGTCCAGCAAAGCCTGGTACTCCCTGTTTGGGTCCCAGGCTGCAGAGTGCCTGTCTGGAGATGGAGGCAAAGCTTTAGGGATGGCACAAGCCCAGTAGTTTGCCTGATAGGGAGACATGGGTTCTCCTTTTGAGTGTCCTCCAGATGAGAATAATCTGGTCTTCTCCCCACCCTTCTCCTCCATGTGGCCTGGCCTCGTGTACCCTGAGCGAGGGGTGTAGGTAGGATTCAGGACAGTGGAGGTCAGCTGCGGTCTCAGAGGAGGGTTTAGTCTCTGGACCTCCAGGAAGGAGCTGGAGAGGCTCCGCTGAGCTGATCTGCTGGCAGAGAAAGGTGACCCGAAAGTGGGTTCTTCATGGTACAGACGGCCCCTGAGCTCTGAGACACCCAAGGGTGAGCTGAGGTCTTCGCTAGAGGCTGAGGGAGGTGAGACGTCTCTGTGAGAGAGGCTGAAGCTCTGTGGGGTCAGCTCCTCTCTTGGTCTGGTCAAGAAGTTCAGATCAGTGTGTTCTCCTCTGCTGACACCTGAATCTTTCTGctacaagacacacacacgacacacagTTCAGACCTGACCAGTGTTGGAAGTGGTAATAGGTTCCACCTGATGAGATTGTTGCTGTGAGCTTTACAGAGGTGTGACTCTGGAACTTGGATTCATCCACAAGAGCAACATGTAGActcatatttacatttacataataaagCACATGTCTAAAATGGTCTGTAGTTACTAGGATGTTACACATGTTACATCATTTCCTCTAGAAAACTAATAAATACTGACCGTCCTCCTCACCTTCTGTAGGTGTGTCTTCTTTAAGATAGACGTATGCTGCTCTGCAGAGAACAGAGGCTTCCTCATCACATACTGTCTGTCGGTCAGATACCTGGAGGTAGGCGCCAGAGACACGCTTTTGTGTggccctcctctgtctgtctctctctgtgtcttgcCTCTTTCACCGTCCCCTGTATTCGTACTCAAGCATCTTCTGCTGTGTTTAAACTCTGGGAGATGCATCTTCCATCGCTGGCTGCATCCCTTGGCTTCCATTGGACACAGGAAATGTAGGAAGGATCCCGTCAACTGAAGGAATAAAACAAGTGTCAGACGTTGTTTTCTAGGAAAGGTTAAGATGATTTAAATTACGGAAATGTTTGAATTACGTTTATTATCTGATTCTTTTGGTTTCAGTCATGCTTCTTGGGGGAGCTGCAAGGTTCTGGCAGAGTTTTCTGTCCAATGTCTTCTCAACAACAAACTTCATGGTGCTGAGTTAAGGCACACAGGAGTCCTGTAATGACACAGGACACAAGCACAGTGCATAAAGACATAAagtaacacactcacagacacagcaaccgacagtaacacacagactgaagacTCGTttctctaaaaacaaaaacttcttCTCAGAATAATTATAAATTATACTAGAATAGTGTGAATAGTAGACATTATATTAATTTAGTTTATGGCCACAAGGGGGCAGCAGAAtgatctgaaaacacaacatctgaCATGTTTTCATGGTATATAGTTGTAATTTCTGCACaactctgggtttttttttcttgcaaatgtctgacattttatagactgaacaattcatttaaaaattgaGAGAGGAATTTATAAATACATAACACTAAACTTTACAcaaccaactcctgagggaaatatatGGCTCTTTAGCTTCCACTATTGTTCCTGAACCAAACAGTAAAACTATGAGCTCAGACACAGTAAAAGACAGAGCTACACCAATAATGTTTCAGATATATCAGATATATTGGTATCAGTGTATATGTTGGCCCATCAGTAACAGTGActccaccagagagcactgacaagcTGACAGGTCATTTGACTGTCAATACAGAAATCCAAACAAGTGTAGCCTTAAACAGACTGTATTCTGAAAgctacagtatttattttaatttctagGAACTGAACTCCACGGGACACACAATGATGGAATCTGTGTAAACATGTATTTATATATCTCTATGTGGCACATACATACTTCCAGCTGCATAGTGAGTGGAGGGTGCTCTACCTTTTGTTGTGGGATCACTAAGCAGCAGGACAGATAAGCATGCAGTTGGATCCAGGCAGTGTAATGATATGTTGCTCCTCACCTGACTGATCTCATTAAGACTGCATGCTCAGACCTGCTTGTGCTCACTGCACCAATGAGAAAGAGTACTGGCTGTCCAGTGGGTCGGTGTCCTTACAGCCTTGGACGCATCAGTATGGACAACTCACACACCACTGTGCCCCGTTACTGCAGCTGACTGAGAATAAGGACATGGGTGATCTGTCTGCTACACAGCAACAGCTGTCCAACAAAGTGCAAACATGTTATATCACAGTAAATACAATATATTCCCCCTGTATAATGTCACTATCACTGACTTTCAGgttgctatgacaagtcaacATGTGAAACAGCAGGTTGTGAAAGGTGGGTTAAGGATCGGGTTGCGTAGTCCACCATGTCTGTGAGCAAAGTCACGGAAAGAATTTTGACCTCATGATCATCTGATGTGACACAGTGACTgtctgaaaagacaaagacagacttaATCTGAAGCCAGCAGGAATGAAATCATCTGAGACATCTGGCAAAATCTGGACTGAACCAGCTGATCAGAGAATAAGTCAAAAAGATTATGAATCTGAGAAAGACTGAGaaaaggggggggggcttgGTTGTCTGAGCAAACCACAACAAAGGTAAATATAATCTACTTCCATAATTTGCATGTGTAACTACATTGCTGCAAGTATAGAGAGAGATGAGTGAGACCGTGTGAAGCAGCAGGATGAAGCTCAGTCAGAGCAGGTAGAAACTCTCTGACGGGCTCTGCTGTCAGTGTGCACAGACACTGCTGCCTTCAGCTGACTGTTTGAATGCATTAAAGCAGGCTGCAGTCAGCTTTGTTTTCTATCGCTTCCCGTCTGCTCTGCTTTGAATCTCTATTAGGAACAACGACCCGCCGCCCGCTCCGCACGGCAGCAAGAGGAAACTGCTGCATCTGAATTTCATGTGGgctgcagacattttgaaaatgtctcaGTTTAAGACAGGACCACCACATGTCTTTCTGTCGCattgttttcaggttttttttggagggggtgGGTGAACCTCTCACACTGTCCTCcattgtggtggtggtgtgcctggtttccatggtgatggCCTAGAGAGGGTGGTGCTAGACTCAAGAGGGAAATTTTCAATCAGAGGctaaaacagagcaaaaagtccagaattaactgattaactgtcTGACGGCTGGGACGAATGTGATCCACTGCAACACCACCTGGTCTATGATCGTTGCACTGACTGGATCTCTGATCAGGCGGTTCTCGTGCAGAGCCACAGTAATGGCTGCAGTGCACGTCACAGACAAAGCGAAGTGATCTCAGCACTTAAACTTGATTAATTGGATGTGCATAAACCCTAGTATGTTCTGTCAATGAACCAACTGGCTGTTTGTGCTCTAGGTCTGTCGACATCCACCAAGAAACCTGTTGCCTCAGATTCACAGcccagttcacacacacacacttggaccTTTCACAGCAAGAAAAGCTCTGTCGGTGTTATAAGTTCcacctgtgtttgacagatCAAAATGTCCTCTCAACCCTCGTTTTCCCCTCTCTTCATGTGCCTGCGACATGTATCAGATTACAATTTTCTTGCTAGGAGACGTACTAAGAAATAATGAACCCGGAAAACAAAGGAttcactgttttatttcccACCAGGACAATTTAATGCTGATCTTTAAACACAGtccttaaaaatgttttaaccaaACAATGTAACTCCACAAAGGTGGCGTATACCCACAAATTCCCaggaaaaatacagaggaaGTGACCTCATTGTCTTCAGTGGTCTGAACGTGATAATAGCAGCATAAACACATCCTGATGCCTCACCTGTGGAGCAGGAACACAGAGGCACCCTGACCTTTCACCTCTCACAGCTCTGTACCAGGAAAGCAGTTTGCTCTGCTGTGTTACATATACACTACATGTGGTGCCAGCCACAGAACATTCATTAACACAGGGCTGATGCTGACATACAGTCTGTCCAACACAGAAACACGGGGGGGCTCCATGGCAACAAACACAGGTGACCAAGACctacacagggagagagaggacatgaGAGAACTGTCCATGTAAAGTCCTGAGTCCCGGGTTTACTCACGTCCTCCATTCCACACATGAAGACCACTATCAGTTTTGAGGCTGAATAAAACCTGAACCCAGCACAGCTACAAGGCGTAGACTTAAAGCAGCAGTGATACTTCTGAAAAACACGTATTAAAGTCGTTTCAAACATCTCGCAGTTGGATGTGTACAAACCCCAGCAGGAGAAAACTTCGGCCTGTTACACTTCTTTGGCATCTTCTCGTATATTCGGCATCAGTGTGATCCACCAGCCTCCGCTTCCTTTTCCGAAAATCTCTCTCCTTCCCAGAGTCCACTGCTGAGTTGTCTGGTTAGCGGAAGTGTCGGAGCAGCCGCCCCGATCCTCCCTCACAGTCACAGCCAGACAAAGAGCAGATATTCAGCGCTTCGCCACACGAAGCGCCGTGGCTCGGCTCGGCACGGCTCGGAGCAGCCTCGTCCCGTCGTCACAGCCGTGAACAGCAGCTTCGTGTTGTCACAGACCTCTTCCTCTAACCGTGCTGCCTTCGCGTGCTTCTCCGGTCCTTTGGCCCTTCTCGTGTCATAAAGGCTCCGCTCATACTGGTCTGTCTATGTACTCTGTATGTAacaagcacagtgtgtgtgtgtgtgtgtgtgtgtgtgtgtgtgtgtgtgtgtgtgtgtgtgtgtgtgtgtgatgagccTACCTTTAATGATATAAAGCTaattcacacaaacattcagtctTAGTATCTGTTACTTTTGTTGGGGAGGGAAATATATATCATAATTCCAACATTTGTTGTCGGCTTTGAAGGCAACACAACAAACCATTGAACTGTGCATTAAACAGCAGGACCTGGCTGATGTGTACGGTGGCCGAGAAAGGCCACGCAAATGCAAACGTTTAATTTCATTCTGCAGACTCGAATCATGTGTCACAGTGCCAGCAAGCACATGCAGAGGACGCAACAGTTTAAAATCTAGAAATGCACTAGATTGTGGACATGAGACTTGATATGGCTGTCATTAGGTCTACATTCCCCTCTGATGTCCATCTCTGAAACTGCCCTGTCAAGGATGTTGATCAGGGATCTTTTCAAAGACTGAGACATGTTGAACATGGGCTCATCTGAGTCTGTATGACCCACAGATGAGAGAACAACACTTTCACCAAGCCACTGACTTGAACTTACTCATCCTCAgcaggtgtctgtgtgagctctgTGCAGCATAAGTTTTTACGGATGTTCTTTAAAGACTTAAGTGTTGCACCAACAACATCACAAGCAGTGCACATGTCCACAGTGTGAGACTGTAGAATCGCATTCACTGGTTTTAACACACCAAGTACATGTACCAGGAATTTGCCGATCTCAAAGAAATGATGCTTTTTAATTTGCATCAGCAGGCCTGATGCACCAGTGGAAAAATCAACTGTGGCATTGTCATCCTCAGAGATCTCTGACAGGATAGTGAGAAGACCAACTTTATTCTCAACAATGTACTTTGTGACATCATAATGGCTTGTCCATCTGATCTCCAGCAGTCGTCTGAGACATGGAGCATCATACTTTTCTGACACATAGTGGTGACGGAAAAAGTTGTACAGGGAAAGTATACAAACCTTCTTACCACACAGCTGCAACATGAAAGTGAATCTGTATTTGTAAAGAATCTGTTCTGATTATATTCAGTGATGTTGACATGCT
This region includes:
- the cep68 gene encoding centrosomal protein of 68 kDa isoform X2, producing MEAKGCSQRWKMHLPEFKHSRRCLSTNTGDGERGKTQRETDRGGPHKSVSLAPTSRYLTDRQYVMRKPLFSAEQHTSILKKTHLQKQKDSGVSRGEHTDLNFLTRPREELTPQSFSLSHRDVSPPSASSEDLSSPLGVSELRGRLYHEEPTFGSPFSASRSAQRSLSSSFLEVQRLNPPLRPQLTSTVLNPTYTPRSGYTRPGHMEEKGGEKTRLFSSGGHSKGEPMSPYQANYWACAIPKALPPSPDRHSAAWDPNREYQALLDYTYPLRPGHVVSEWDSSELQGDSHLQADLQDSGIEVDHLCSSTSLSGVDFSVNSTGLTRERSPLGAGQSSPDLPGFTRSSDGLPTGTPLSLTDPVGLSLNSLDCSKDRGGLNRHRSDDDHHRQHHAPSSSTSTAFIRTTSVLPQPGCVCGETDEEFWRLPEQLEELQLLSRQVREVTAQLSRPVAASWESLEPGTTSILSSITFPEKQEADDEEKEGDSQDTEEGKDEPGREERNAAQTSVDHRDSEAVRRTSGAWVEPVGGGLSRSSLREVEALVQQLSGLSLPGSQRSSQENQEQRDSLMQHIQVFCSHLEQLIQRLYTMSEKMELLTAPAVDIDSVKSSLAEYQSFQREVSSHQPLTSCVLLTGQLLLSCINTTSPLLRDTLLLIERQSGALQTYTEHLFSSILSAMDTLTQPPQPSQPSPVQQSTEEDLHPVDVQGSAS
- the cep68 gene encoding centrosomal protein of 68 kDa isoform X3, which gives rise to MEAKGCSQRWKMHLPEFKHSRRCLSTNTGDGERGKTQRETDRGGPHKSVSLAPTSRYLTDRQYVMRKPLFSAEQHTSILKKTHLQKQKDSGVSRGEHTDLNFLTRPREELTPQSFSLSHRDVSPPSASSEDLSSPLGVSELRGRLYHEEPTFGSPFSASRSAQRSLSSSFLEVQRLNPPLRPQLTSTVLNPTYTPRSGYTRPGHMEEKGGEKTRLFSSGGHSKGEPMSPYQANYWACAIPKALPPSPDRHSAAWDPNREYQALLDYTYPLRPGHVVSEWDSSELQGDSHLQADLQDSGIEVDHLCSSTSLSGVDFSVNSTGLTRERSPLGAGQSSPDLPGFTRSSDGLPTGTPLSLTDPVGLSLNSLDCSKDRGGLNRHRSDDDHHRQHHAPSSSTSTAFIRTTSVLPQPGCVCGETDEEFWRLPEQLEELQLLSRQVREVTAQLSRPVAASWESLEPGTTSILSSITFPEKQEADDEEKEGDSQDTEEGKDEPGREERNAAQTFDHRDSEAVRRTSGAWVEPVGGGLSRSSLREVEALVQQLSGLSLPGSQRSSQENQEQRDSLMQHIQVFCSHLEQLIQRLYTMSEKMELLTAPAVDIDSVKSSLAEYQSFQREVSSHQPLTSCVLLTGQLLLSCINTTSPLLRDTLLLIERQSGALQTYTEHLFSSILSAMDTLTQPPQPSQPSPVQQSTEEDLHPVDVQGSAS
- the cep68 gene encoding centrosomal protein of 68 kDa isoform X1, with the protein product MEAKGCSQRWKMHLPEFKHSRRCLSTNTGDGERGKTQRETDRGGPHKSVSLAPTSRYLTDRQYVMRKPLFSAEQHTSILKKTHLQKQKDSGVSRGEHTDLNFLTRPREELTPQSFSLSHRDVSPPSASSEDLSSPLGVSELRGRLYHEEPTFGSPFSASRSAQRSLSSSFLEVQRLNPPLRPQLTSTVLNPTYTPRSGYTRPGHMEEKGGEKTRLFSSGGHSKGEPMSPYQANYWACAIPKALPPSPDRHSAAWDPNREYQALLDYTYPLRPGHVVSEWDSSELQGDSHLQADLQDSGIEVDHLCSSTSLSGVDFSVNSTGLTRERSPLGAGQSSPDLPGFTRSSDGLPTGTPLSLTDPVGLSLNSLDCSKDRGGLNRHRSDDDHHRQHHAPSSSTSTAFIRTTSVLPQPGCVCGETDEEFWRLPEQLEELQLLSRQVREVTAQLSRPVAASWESLEPGTTSILSSITFPEKQEADDEEKEGDSQDTEEGKDEPGREERNAAQTLKCPSAVDHRDSEAVRRTSGAWVEPVGGGLSRSSLREVEALVQQLSGLSLPGSQRSSQENQEQRDSLMQHIQVFCSHLEQLIQRLYTMSEKMELLTAPAVDIDSVKSSLAEYQSFQREVSSHQPLTSCVLLTGQLLLSCINTTSPLLRDTLLLIERQSGALQTYTEHLFSSILSAMDTLTQPPQPSQPSPVQQSTEEDLHPVDVQGSAS